Within the Candidatus Deferrimicrobiaceae bacterium genome, the region ACAGCCCGCAACATCGGCAAAATATTCGCTGAACAAGAATGACGTAATCGGGCGGCGCGAAGGTCCCTGAAACTCCCCGGCCGGTCGTCTCCGCGGTGGGACGATGTTTTCCCCGATCCGTTCTCAAGGACTTACGGACCATAGCAAGGCGGCCGACAACTACCCGAAAATTCTGGTCGGGACGGCCGGACTTGAACCGCCGACTCCTTCCTCCCAAGGCAAGTGAAAAGGTTTACGGGAAAAGCCGGTATCGACTGAAGTTTCACATTTTCAAGCGCTTACAAATGTGCCGCCGGTATACGAAGTATAGAGAAAACCGGCTATACAGGCAGGTGTTGGTAAATTTTCGGTAAACATCGATCGATCCATCACTCCCCTCTTTTCTTCCTTTCCTTAGGCAAGTGTTTGCCGATCTCGTTGCGTACGCGTCGAGCGAGGGCGACCGCCCGTCGCGCCTCGGTCAGAGAGATCTCCTCGAAATCGCCCGGGTAGCGCGCCTCCGTCGCGTAGACAGTGAACCTGCGCTGCTCCGGAACCGAGAGCTTCGGCCGGACGTTTTTCGGCATCAGCGAAAGGAGCCGGCCCAGATCATGGGTCTTCGGGGAATCAATGTTCCTCGAAGCAAGATACGCCTTGATCGACTTCTCGATGCACTGTTGCGCATGGAAACATACCGTATCCGTCGGGCATTCTTCGCCCAAGGTCAGCGTGTGGGTTGCGGTCTTCAGGTCGTTTTCCGCTTTGGCCGTCCATTCGCCAACGACTTGCATTATGCGTTCACGGTCTGGCATACACCACTTTCCCTTCCCGTGCAGCGGGCTTTTCGATCGTTCCTGCGATCTCCTTCCGCCAGGCAAACTCGTCAGGCGTCGTCACGATGATATCCTTCGGAATCCGAATGTCGTCCAGCGCCACCGCGATCTCGATTGCCTTGTTCCGCTTTGACCCCCGCACCGGCATGACGACCAGAAGATCCACGTCGCTATCAGGCCCGGCATCTCCCCGGGCGTGCGACCCGAACAGTACGATCCGTTCCGGTCCGAACCGTTTGACGATCCGCCGTACCATGGTGTCGATCTTCCGCTGGACACCGGACGCCTTCATTTTTCACCTCGCGTTTCGCCTCGACTATGGGCCTTCAATGTCAGCGCTCGCCGGCCTCCGTTTTTTTCCTGGGTTCGCTTTCCACCGATAGATAACCCAGTCGCGCAAGCTCTTTCGCGACCAGATAACGGACAGCGGAGGAAAGACTGCGCTCCTCCTTGGCACAATAAGCCTCCAGCGCTTCGGCCAGCGCCCCGGTCAAACGAAGTCCCAAGAAACGTTCCTTCTTGTTCATGGCTTGATTGTTAAACATTTTATCTTGACAGGCAATGATTATTTTCGGATAATTTGTTTAACCTACGGATAATAAGGAGCGCCAGTGACCCCACATACCCAATTGTCGCTGATCAGACCTGGGGAGGTTGCGAAAATACTGGGCTGCAGCGTTGTCTACATCTACAAATTGGCCCAGCGTGGCGAACTTCCCTCTTATGTCTTTGGCCGCTCCGTCCGGTTTCATCCTCATGAGGTTTCCGAGTTTATCAAATCGCATCGCCGCAAGGATACGGAATAAAGAAGAATTATGCCTGAGAAAGCTGAGCATGGGAGTTTATAAGGTTACATATCCCTGGACCGGGAAAGTCTCCTATGGTGTCGATTACCGCGATCCCGGCGGGAGATTCCCGACATCGAGGATGCGTTGCGCGTCGGGCTCTACATGGTCCGGGGACCCGCCGCAACCGGCCGACTCCGCGCCGATCCTGCCCAGGAACCCAAGGTGCGATACCTCGCCAAGGGAACCGTCCCCGATCACGGGGAAGAGAGGGTGTCGTCCGGCCACCGGGACTACGACTCCCTGGAGTGGATCGCCCGGCTGACTTCCCACATCCCCGACCGGGGAACCCAGCTCGTCCATTACTACGGGGCCTACTCGAATGCTCATCGCGGAATCGCACACAAACGCGAGGCTTTCATCGAGGTCCCACCGGAGTATGAGCCGTCCGATCCTCCGCGACCTGACAGTGCCTGGCTTGCGGCCCGCCGGAAATCGTGGGCGCGTCTCATCCTGCGTGTCTACGAGGTCGACCCCCTCCTGTGCTCTTGCGGCAAGCGGATGCGCGTCGTGGGCTTCATCACCCAGGCCCCTGTCATCCGAAAGATACTCGACCACATCGGGCGACGCTTCGACCCCCTGAAACTTCCGGGGCGGTCGCCGCCGCTGTTGGATGATTTCTGCCCCGACCCGTTCCCAAGGACTTTCGGACCGCAGTAAGGCGACCGGGGGCCGGACTTCCCCCATCCACCCCTTTCACCTCCACGCCCGACGTATGCGCGGGTTTCGGGTTGATCCCCGTCCCATGGTGGGTATACCGACGGCGAAAGGTTGTCGGAAGCAGCGGCGGGCGGAGCGGCGGAGTTATTGATGTCGGACAGACCGACCCGGCCACAGAATCACGACAGCCGGCCAAGGGGGAAGGATCCTCCTGGTGAGACAGCTAAAAAAGAAACTTCCTATAGACCCAATCCAGAAACCGGGAAAATGCTGGTAAGATTTTGGTAATCATTGCGACAGAAGGCAATCACGGCAAACATGCAACTGCAGGAAAAGACTGGTCGGGACGGCCGGACTTGAACCGGCGACCCCTTGCTCCCAAGGCAAGTGCGCTACCAGGCTGCGCTACGTCCCGACTCTACGAACATAGTAAGCTACCCGAACATCCCGCTGTTGCGCAACTCCTGGATGATGAGCCGTATCGCCTGCCCGCGGTGGCTGATCTTGTTCTTCTCCTCGGGGGTGTGCTCGGCCATCGTCTTCCCGGACCCCTTGACGAGAAAGATCGGGTCGTACCCGAAACCGGCCGTTCCGCGCGGGACGGGCACGATCTCCCCCTCGACGCGCCCGGTGCTCTCCGCAATCACCCGGGAGGGGAGGGCGGCGGCGGCGGCGCAGAGGAACGCAGCCGTCCACGGCCGGGAAACGGGTTTCAGTTCGTAGAGAAGCACCGCGTTGTTTTTCTCGTCGGTCGCCTGCTCGCCCGCGTACCGGGCGGATCGGACGCCCGGCCGGCCGCCTATCGCGTCCACCGACAGCCCGGAGTCGTCCGCGATGCAGAGGAT harbors:
- a CDS encoding transposase; translated protein: MRVGLYMVRGPAATGRLRADPAQEPKVRYLAKGTVPDHGEERVSSGHRDYDSLEWIARLTSHIPDRGTQLVHYYGAYSNAHRGIAHKREAFIEVPPEYEPSDPPRPDSAWLAARRKSWARLILRVYEVDPLLCSCGKRMRVVGFITQAPVIRKILDHIGRRFDPLKLPGRSPPLLDDFCPDPFPRTFGPQ
- the rdgB gene encoding RdgB/HAM1 family non-canonical purine NTP pyrophosphatase, with amino-acid sequence MKLLIATRNRGKINEIKALLGLGLQRNVEILTLPDLPSVTEPREAGKTFAENARSKALHYAKECNILCIADDSGLSVDAIGGRPGVRSARYAGEQATDEKNNAVLLYELKPVSRPWTAAFLCAAAAALPSRVIAESTGRVEGEIVPVPRGTAGFGYDPIFLVKGSGKTMAEHTPEEKNKISHRGQAIRLIIQELRNSGMFG
- a CDS encoding HEPN domain-containing protein, encoding MQVVGEWTAKAENDLKTATHTLTLGEECPTDTVCFHAQQCIEKSIKAYLASRNIDSPKTHDLGRLLSLMPKNVRPKLSVPEQRRFTVYATEARYPGDFEEISLTEARRAVALARRVRNEIGKHLPKERKKRGE
- a CDS encoding nucleotidyltransferase domain-containing protein; the encoded protein is MKASGVQRKIDTMVRRIVKRFGPERIVLFGSHARGDAGPDSDVDLLVVMPVRGSKRNKAIEIAVALDDIRIPKDIIVTTPDEFAWRKEIAGTIEKPAAREGKVVYARP